The Deinococcus aquaticus genomic interval TGGAAGGGAAGGCGGATGCTGACGCCTGTGACGCCCTGGGCACCGTGGGCCAGGGCGCAGACCCCGAAGGGCACGCGGCCCACGTGGGCGCGCGGTTGCTGAGGGCGCTGGAAGCGGCGCGGCCCTGGAAGCCGGAACCGGCGCAGGAAGACGCGGCGCAGGTGACGGGCGGTGACGGCGAAGAGGAACGCGGGGACGTGTGGCTATCCAAACGCGCCGGGTACGGCGTGCGGGACGGTCGGCTGTGCGCCCTGACCCTCAAGAAAGACCCGGACAGCGGCGAAGAAACGGAAGTCAGGGAGCAACTGTGCAACTTCGCGGCGTTCATCACGGCGCAGGTCAGACAGGATGAAGGGCAGGGCGAAGCGGCCCGCGTCTTCGAGGTGGAAGGCTACCGGGCCACGGGCGCGCCCTTCCAACCGGCCCGCATAACTGTGCCCGTGGCAGAGTTTGACCCCATGCGCTGGCCCCTCAAGGAATGGGGCGCGCTGGCCCGCGTGGAAGCCGGGAACGGCAAGAAAGACAAGGCCCGCGCCGCCATTCAAGCCCTGAGCGAAGTGCGCGGCATTGAAGAGCGCACCGTGTACGCCCACACCGGCTGGACAGTTCACCCGGAACACGGGCCGGTCTTCCTGACGGCGGGCGCAGTGATCGGGGCGCGCGGCGCGGTGCCGGGCGTGGAAGTGAACCTTGACCCACGGGGCGAGAATCCCCGCCTGAACGCCTACGCCCTGCCTGACCCGGCGGGCGCGACTGGCGAAGAGATGCGCGCGGCGGTGCGGGCGTCCCTGTCCCTGATGGACGCCGTACCGGATACCGTGGGCGTTCCCATGCTCGGAGGGGCGTACCGGGCGGCGCTGGGCAGGTTTAAGGGCGTGGTGTTCCCCACGGGCGAGACGGGCCGGAATAAGACGGCGTTCACGCTGCTCTGCCTGTACCACTACGGGACGGCGTGGCGAGACGATTACCTGCCGGACGCCTGGAACAGTACGGCTAACACGCTCGAGCGAACCGCGTTCATCCTGAAAGACGTTCTGACCGTCTTCGATGACTTCAAGCCGGAGGGCACGCAGGTAGACCGGGCGAAGATGCAAGGGACTCTTGCGCGCATCCTGCACGGTGCCGGGGATGGTACGGGCCGGGGCCGGATGAGCGCAGACGGGCGCACGCGGGCCGGGTACTACCCGCGTGGCCTTGTGCTGACCTCTTCGGAGGGAATGCCGCGCGGGCAGTCGAACACGGCCCGGACGGTGGTAGTGGAAGTGACGGCCCCCCTGATCGGGCCGCGTGGTACGGCGAAGAGTCGGCACTTTGACGCCCTGGCGGATGCTGGACAGGCGGGCGTGTACGCCCTGGCCCTGGCGGGCATGGTGCAGGCGGTGGCGTCTTCCTTCGAGGCGGTGCGCGTGGGCAGCGCGGCCCATAAGGAAGCGGTGCGCGGCCTGTCCCCGTACCTGAAAGGCGCGCACGGGCGCACGGGGGACACGCTCGCAGACCTTGCGTATGGGTGGCAGGTGTTCCTTTCCTTCGCCTTGCAGGTGGGCGCGGTTCAGGAACTCGAGGCGGCGCAGCGGTGGGAACGGGTCATGCTGGCCCTTCGGGAGATCGCGCAGGGTCAGGCGGCGCACCTGAACGAAGCTGACCCCGTAGACCGGGCGCTGTCGGTGCTGTCCGGGTTGCTGGCGTCCGGGCGGGTGTTCCTGGAAGACCTGCGCGGCGGCGGCGCGCCCCCCGTGGAAGACGCGGCGCTGTGCGGGTACTCGGTGCAGGCGTACCGGGGGGAACACGGCGAAGAGGAAACGGCCCGCACCCGGCCCGGCGCGTCCCTGGTCGGCTGGTACTCCCGGACGGGCGGGGACACGTGGGGGCACTTCCTGCCGGACAACTTGCACGCGGCCCTACAGGACGCCGTGAAGGGCCAGGGCGTCAGCTTGCCGGACGCGGGGACGCTGTGGCGCAACATGGCCGGGCAGCTCCAGGGGCCGGGTCTGATGCGGTGCGAGGCGGCGAAGAAAGACGCTGACGGGCGCGTGACCCAGTGGCGGCCCATGTTCAAGGCGGTCAGGCCGGACACCGGCACGCAAGAGCGCATGATTACCCTTCGTCTTCCTATAACCCGGCTTGGTACGGATGATGGGATAAATGGGATAAATGGGATAGACACCCCTTCAAGCACGTCTGACACGGCATTCTCTCTTATCCCATTCTCTCTATTTTTAAAGGTTAGTAATGGGATAAATGGGATAGAAGAGGGTCAGGAAGAGGCGTTTTCCTCTTCGCCGGTCACCCCTGCCCCCACCCCCCGCGCCCTGACGCTCGAAGACCTGGAAGGGTACGGCGAAGGCGAAGACCTGCCCGGCGGGGTGGCCCTGTGACGGGGGCCGCTGTGCCCGCCCTGCTGTCCCGCCTCGAGGGGGCAGGGGCGCGCCTGGAAGTGCAGGGCGGCGCGCTGATCCTGACCGGGAAGCGCCCCCCGGCTGACCTGCTGAACGAAGTCCGGGACCGGAAGGCGGAAGTACTGGCGTGGCTGACCGCGCCCCCCGAAGACCCGGCCCCCCTGACCGTTCCCTCTTCGCCGGACCCCGTGCCCACTCTGGCCCGCGGCGTCCCGCTCGAAGAGGCCCGCGCCCGGAACGCCCACGCGGCAACCCTGCCCGGTCACTGCGGAAGCTGTGCGCGCGCCGTCCCTGCCCCGGAGTGGGGGCCGGGCATGGCGACGTGCGCCTGTCCCCCGGCGGCGTGGCGTCCCGTGCCGCCCCCGCTGGCCCTGCACCCCGCGTGCCGGTGCGGTGCGTACCTCACGGACGGCGAAGACGTGGGCCGGGGCTGGAAGGCCAGGGCGGCGGCGCGGCCCACGCGGGGCAACCTGCGCGCGGCCCGTCCGGCGGGCTGGGATGACCTGCCCGGCCTGGAAGGGGGCGCGGCGTGACCGGCCTACAGTGGGCGGTCCTGACGGCCTACGCGCGCACCCTTCCCACGGGCAGCGCGGCCCGGTGTGCGCTCGAAGAGGCGACGGCGGCGGGCGCGCCCGCCCCGGCGGCGCAGCGGGTGGCGCTCGAGGTGGCCCGGCAGTCCGGCATGGTGGAAGCCGGGCGGGTCACGGAGTGGGGCCGGTCGGCCGCGCGGGTGTACCTGTCCCGGCTGGGCATCCCGGCGAAGAGGGAACCGTGAAGGGGGACGCCCTGAGCGCGCACGCGCACGCCCTGGCCCTGATGCTCTGCCACTGCGAACATGCCGCGCCCCTGAGCGTCCGGGCCGCGTGGCTGGCCTTCCTTCGCCGTCACGAAGGGCACCCCGAAGACCTGCGCCGCGCCCTGCAGGAAGCCCGCGCCGCCGGGCACGTCCGGGCCGGTCAGCTCACCCCGGCGGGCGTCCGGGTGGCCCTGCAAGCCCTGGGGGGCGGCGCTGTCCCCCCCCGCTCTATACGTGGCCCCCAGTCCGGGGCCGGGAGGTCAGATCATGGCAAACCCTAACCCTGTGGAAGCCCGGAAGGCGAAACGCGCCCGGCGAAGAGGAAAACCCGGCACGCTCGAAGAGGCCCGCGCGCTGCTGTGGCGCGCCCTGGAACGCGCGGGGGAGCTGCTGGAAGTGGAAGACCCGGCGCACGCCCTGAAAGCCGTTCACGCCGTCAGTCAGGGCGCAGCGGCTTACGCCCGGATCGTGGAAGTAGGGGAACTCGAGGCGCGCATAGCGGCCCTCGAAGGCCAGGGCGGCGAAGACGAAGACCCCGCCCCCACTGGCCCGCGCCTTCGCAGGGGGGCCGCGTGACGGGGCGGCGCGGTCGCCTCTCGAAGCTCGAGGCGCAGCGGGGCCGGGCGGTGACGCTGTGGGAAGCCCTGCCGGAACACCTGCGCGCTGACGTGACGCCCGAAGCGCTCGAGCGGGCCGCGCAGGAAGCGCCGCCAACTCTGCGGGGTGACGTGCGGGCCGTGAGTCTGTGGGCGTTCCTGTGCGTCCCGGAAGGGGGGGAAGCGTGACGGCGAAACGGAAGACGCGGGGAACGGTGGCGCGCCTGGAAGCGCTCGAGGGTCGGGAAGCGGCCCGGCGGGAAGCGGTGCAGGCCGGGAACTGGGCGCACCTGGAAGCGGCCCGCGCGCAGCTCGCACCGGCTGACGTGCGCGCCTACCGGGACGCGGTGGGGGCACTCGAGGCGGAAGGGGACGCGGGGGGCATCCTGGCCCGCCTGCAGGTAGCGTGCGCGCACCTGGGGGACGGCGTGCCGGTGGAACACCCGGCGAAGGAAGACGCCGAAGCCTGGGCAGAGCTGGCCCTGAACGGCCCGGACGGCGCGCCCCTGACCGCACCGGACCCCACGCGGGCCGCTGACTTCGTGGGGTACTTCGAGGCGTGCGGCGCGTGGTGTGACCGGGAAGCCCGGCGCGTTCCCCTTTCGCCGGACGTTCACCGGCTGGCCCGGTGGGGCGCGTCCCTGTGGCGCTTCGAGGCGGCGCTGTGCCGCACTCTGAACGGGGGCCGGGCATGAAGGGCCGCGCCGCGCGGGTGGCCCACCTGGAAGCGCAGACCCGCGCCGGTCAGAACCGGGGCCGCGTGCCCCTGGCCCTGCGCCGCCTGAGTGACGCGCACCTGCGAGACCTGGAAGACGCCGTGAGCGCAGCGGGCGGGACCGGCCTACCCGTTCACCCGTGGGAAGACCTGCGCCCCGGCCTGAGTGACCCTGAGCGGGCCGCGTGGCAGTGGGCCAGGGCGCAGACGTGGGCGCGCCTCGAAGACGTGTGGACACGCCCGCCCGCCGGGGCCGCTGACGTGTTCCAGCTGGAAGCGGCCCGCCTCGAGGGACTGGAAGACCGGCCCGCCCGGCACGCCCGCGCCGCGTGGGCCATGCTCGCAGCGCTCGCAGCTGTGATGCTCGAAGAGGGGACCGCATGACCGGCCGGGCACAACCGGAAGCCCTGCGCGGGCATTACAGCAACGGGCGGCCCATGATTCACCTGGGCTTCCGCACGCCCGGCCCCACGCCCTACGCGGCCCGCCTGACCGTCCGGGAAGCGTGCGAGGCGCGCGGGCTGACGGTGTATCAGGTCGCCATGAGCGGGCTAGCGCAGGGCACCGTGGATTCCGGCACGGTGTACCGGCTGGCCCGTGGGGACACGTCCCGCATTGACCTGTACACCCTGGCAACCGTGGCGGGCATTCTGCACACCCTGAGCGGCGAAGTGGTGACGGTCGCTGACCTGCTGACCCTCGAGGTGATCGGCGAAGAGGAATGAAGGGGGGCGGGTTGCCGGTGTGTTGCCGCCCCCTGCACCTGCCCACCCCGTCCCCGCGCAGGGGGCAGCGGGTGGGCGTTTGCCTTCCCGGTTGCCGCGCGCTGGCCTTCGAGGGGACCGGCGAAGGGGAATGAGGGGGGCAGGATTCCCGGTGTTTTCCCGGTCACACCCTGGCCCGCACCTGTCCCGCGCGCGTGGGCAGGGGCGGGCGCTTCCCGTGCGCGTTCCCGCGCCGCTCGAAGGGCAGGGCCGGGCATCTCAGGTTTTCTCAGGTCGGCAGACGCCCACCCCGCGCCCGGAATGCCGTCCCCGTGGGCGGCGGTGCGTGCCGGTGCGTGCGGTTTTCACCCTAGCAATTCCTGACAGGTGGGCCGCTCGAAGGCGGGGGCCGGGGGGATCGTCGAGCCGGGGGGCAGTGGACCGTGAAACGCTGAAAAATGTCAACAATTCTCAACATGAACAAACGCCTACCACATGCCCGGAATGCCGTCCCCGTGGGCGTTTTCCGGTTTCCTCTTCGCCGTCCCTGTGCGCGTGCATCTTAGCCAGGTTCAACCATCTTTCGCCCGGTCGGGACTGGCCCACGCAGGGGACTTCCAGGGGGGCGGGCCGTGCGGCGCAGGTGTTAGGAAGTGTTAGGTTTCGTCAGGAGGCACTAGCACCCACCATGCGCCCGGAATGCCGTCCCCGTGGGCGTTTTCCCGGTTCCCTCTTCGCCGCGCGGTGGCGTGAACCGTGGGCGCGTCCGGCGGATTTTCACCCTGCCAGGGCTTACCACCTGGGGACTTCCGGGGCGGGTGTTTCTCCGGTTCCAAACCGGGAAAGTCTGCCGGGCGGCGCGGGCGGTCCCTGGCCCCTCGAGCTGCGCGGGGGATGTTGTCGGTTCTTAACATCGCGGCCCGCTGGCCTTCGCCCTGTCCTGTCCCGGCGGGCGGTGATCGGCGAAGGGGAAGACCTGGAAGACCCGGCGCTGACGCCCTGGCCCCTGCACCGTGGGGCATGGGTGGAAGCACGCGCCGCGCCGCTCGAGCTGGGGGGACCGGGGGGCCGGGCAACCGTCACCATGATGGTGATAGTTGCCCGGAACCTGGGCAGGTTTAGCCACTTCGGGGCCGGGCGGTGCGCCCTGGAAGCGGCCCGGTGGGCGGGCAGGGGCAACCGTCACGATATGGGGGAAGGTTGCCCCGTGGCCCTGCCCGCATGACCTGGGGAACGATTTGCCCCCGTCGGCAAAATGATGACCCGCGCGGGCGTGACCTGAGGATTCTCTACCAGTCCGGCCCCCTGGCAACCGTCAACCTATGTTGATAGTTGCCCCTGGCCCTGTGTGCGTGGCCTGAGGTTTGTCTAGCAGTCCGGCCCCTGCGTACCATTTTCCTGCTGTCAGGAAAATGCGTCAGGGACGGCGCGGGGATCATTTTCGAGGCGGGTCGAAGATGGTAGGGCGCGGCGCGGGCACGTCTGGAACGCACTTTCGTTTTAAACGGCAGTGGGCGCGGGCCGTGCGGTGCGTCTGGTACGCACTTTCATTTGGGCTGGAAGTGGGGGGCAGGTGATCGGCGAAGGGGGAAAGTGGATCCATCCGGGGCGCGGCTGGGTATTCCCCGGAATGGGGGAAAACTTCGAGCGGGCGCGGTCGCGTTTAAAACGCGGGTGGTGAACTGTCATGGGGTATCGGCCCGGCGTGCGCGGGTGGTGAACTGTCATGGGGTATCGGCCCGGCGTGAACTGTCATGGGGTATCGGCCCGGCGTGAACTGTCATGGGGTCTGCCGGTCGGTGAGGGTCGGTATAGGGTCTGCCGGTCGGTGCATCTGTCATGGGGTGCGCCGGGGTGTGTACCGTTCATGGGGAATGCCGGGACGTGTACCGTTCATGGGGTTCCCGCCTCGGGGATTCTGCAAGGGGTTCCAGGTGGGCCGGATTCTGCAAGGGGTTCCCCGTCCGGTGGATTCTGCAAGGGGTTCCCCGTCCGGTGGATTCTGTATGGGGTTTGCCGGGTGGTGAGGGTCGGCATGGGGTTTGCCGGGTATGCCCGCCGGGGTTGTCCGGTATGGCCGGGGCCGCTGTCCGGTATGGGCCGGGGTTTATCACTATTCCCTCACGGGAAGAGGCCCGCGCGCCGGGTGGGTGCGTGGGCCAGGGCCGGAGCCGGCGGGGATCAGTTCAGGGGGGACGTGGGGCCGCGTTCCTCTTCGCCGGGCAGTGTCGCCCACGCGCGGCGCAGGTACGCGGCCTGATCGGGCGTGAGACGCACCGTCACGCGGTCCCCCTCGAGCGTCAGGGCCAGGAACGCGCCCCCGTCAGGCAGGGGGGACAGGGTGCCGTTCCAGGGCGCGGCCCGGTAGTCTTCGCCCCCACCCATGCACACATTCACGGTGCCGTCTTCCAGGCGCTCGAGGTACTGCGGGGTGTGCGGGCCGCGCGTGCTGGACGGTTCCCCCGTTCCGGGGAGCAAAGCAGGGCCGGGCGCGTCCGGGTCTGCGAAGACCTCGAGGACCGCGCCGGTCATGTCTTCCGCTTCGCCGCCCTCGAGGGTCGGCACGGCTTCCAGGGTGCGGCACACGGCCCACCATGCCGCGAGGCGCGCCGCTTCCCGCGCCCGGCCCGCGCGGCGCTGTGCCTGCACCCATCCGGGGAACAGGTGGGCGTTCACGTAGGCGAGGTGCAGGGCTTCCACGTCTGCCACGGGAAGGGGCGCGGTGGCGCTCTGGCATCGCTCGAGTGCCCACAGGCGGGCGGTGCTGAGGGTGTTCCAGGCGTCCCGGTCCTGCGCGGCGGCGTCTTCGAGTAGGGCACTCAGGCCGGATGCGGCGAAGTGGAAGATGCTCAGGGCGGCGCTGTGTGGCGTGGGAAGGCGCGGCCCGGCGTGCTGCTGCGCGTGGTGTGTCAGGGCGTCCCGCACGTCTTCGAGGCGGGCGGCGACGTGGGCGGGCGTGGGCAGCATGAAGGCGAAGGCGCGGGCGGCGGTCTGCGCCGTCGGGTTCGGGGTGAAGGCGGGCAGGTCCGGGCGGGGGTCGGGTGGGGTCATGGTGCGGGTCTTCCTTCGGGGTGTGGGTGTGGCCCGGCGAAGAGGGAAGCCGGGCCACGGGGCGGAGGTCAGCGGTTCAGGATGCGGGGCGGGTGGGGGTGCGGGCGGGGTGCGGGTCGGGCGTCAGCGCGGGGCCGGTGGGGCTTCCTGGGGGCGCGGCCTGTCACGCGGCCCCCTGGCCCTGCGTTTCCCCTTCGCCGGGTTGCTCGAAGGCGGCGCGGGCTTCCTGAGCGGCGTGGGTGGCCTGCGCGTGACCCTCGAGCGCTTCCAGGACTTCCCGGAACAGCCGGACAGTGTGAAGGGCCAGGGTGGAAGTACGCCCGTCCGGTCCCTGGAAGGTCACGCTACTGCCGGTGGGCAGGAACACGCGGCCCCAGTCTTCGGGGGATGGGCGGGGGGCGGTCACGGTGACCTGCACGCCTTCCGGGACGCGGCGCACCTGGGGAATGCCCCCGTGATCGTCAGTGCAGATGTACAGGGCGGGGTTTCCGTTGCCCTCGAAGATCAGGGCGCACGCGCGCAGGGTGACGGCGAAGGGGAAGAGGGGCCAGGGGGTGCGGACCTTCGGGGGCCGCGGGGCCTTGCGCTTCCGGCCGGTCATGCCCATTCACCTTCGCCGCTCAGTGCGGCTTCCACGTGAGGCCACAGGTGCGCGGGGACGCGGTAACCGGGCGCGCCGTTCACGCGGTTGAAGAATGCCGTGCGCCCACGGTGCCCGGTGAAGATCACGGCCCGCGCGCCGTCCGGCTGGGGAATGGTCAGGGTGTCCGGCGCGGGCCAGATGGTGTGCGCTTCGCCGTCACTGCTGATGAAGTACGGGCGGCGGATGCCGTGCGCGGGGTCTGCCGGGCGGCACGTGGTCAGGGCGGGCAGGGCTTCCAGGTCAAGGGTCACGCGGGCCGGGGCCACGTCTTCGGGCAGGGCAGCCGGGGCGGCGTGGGCGCGGCGCAGGTGGCGCAGGGTGCGGGCGCGGTAGGCGTCCCCGTAATCGGCTGCCATGCCAGCGCCGGTCAGGTCTTCCACCATTGCCAGAAGATCGGCGAAGGGAAGCCCGGCGCGTGTCCAGTGCGCCGCCCACGCGCCCACAATCGGGGCGGTGAGGGCTTCGAGCTGGGATTCTGCGGCGTGCCGGTTCAGGTGCGCCGTGTGGCAGGGGATGCACAGGGCCGCGCCAGTCTTCCCGGCGGCGGTCGGCATGGGCAGCCCGTAGGCGTCCCCGCAGTCTTCGCAGACACCCCACGCAGGGGACGCGGCGCGGGTCATGCGCGCCCGCCTTCGAGCGCCGCGCGGTGCCCGGCTTCGATGGCCTCGAGCTGGGCCAGTTCGCGGGTCAGGACTTCCCGGCGCAACGTGATGTTTCGCAGGGCTTCGAGGCGTTCCGGGGCGGTCAGGGGGGCGGCGGTGCAGTCTGCCGTGAGCTGCGCGGGGGTGCGGGTGTCTTCGAGCGGGTGGGGGTAGGTCATGCGGTCACGTCCTCTTTGGTCAGGCGGCGAAGGGCGAAGGCCAGGGCCAGGAAGCCGGACAGGATCGCCAGGGCGGCGAAGCGGTAAGCGTGCGGGCCAGGGGCGGCGGTCAGGATCAGACAGGCGAAGTACAGGGCGGCGAAGATGCGGGCCACGGCGTCACTTCCTTGTGTGTGGGCGTGCGGTTCCTCGAAGCGGGGCGGGTGGGCGCGGCGTGCCGGTGGGGCCGGGGCGTCTTCCACTTCGCCGGGGATGGATCCATGCGGGCAGGGCTTCGAGGGCGCAGGGGTGAGGGGGGCCGGGCGTGGCCCCCCGGACAGGTCAGGCGGCGCGCACCTGGGGGAACGCTTCGCACAGGAAGGCCCACACGGCGCGGGCGTCCTCTTCGGTCAGCGCTGCGAGGCTGAACACCGGGCGGTCAAGCGCGGCCCCGGCGAAGCCGTAATGCTCACCGCTGGGCACCCCGGCGCGGGCCATGAGGCGGTGAAGGCGGGCGGCGCGGGTCTTTCCGATGGTGGGAGCCTCGAGGGTCTGAGCGGTCACGGTCACGCGGTCGGCACCGTTCAGGATGCTCACGGCGCGGGCCAGCTCGCACGCTTCGCCGTTCACCTGGGCTTCGATTCCGGCGGGCGTGCGGGTCAGGGTGACCGTGTGCGCACGGGTCTGCACTACTGCGCCGTCCATGCGGTCGAGGGTGACCGTTTCCCACGTGCGGGACAGGGTGCGGGGGGCGGTGGTATCGTTCATGCTGCTTCCTTCGGAACTGTGGGGAGTCAGGCGGGGGCGCGTTTTCTTGGTCGGAAGGGCGTCCCTTTCTGCTGAGGTAATAGTAACAGCTACCGTTCACACTGTCAACGGTAGCTGTTTGGAATCGGTAAGTGTTAAGCTGCTGTCATGAACGATGAAATTAGGGCGGCAGTCGAAGCCCGCCTGAGAGATAAGGGAATGAGCCGCGCTGATCTGGCCCGTGCTACCGGCAAGCTGCCACAGGCGATAACCCGCGCCCTGAACGGGGGGAAAGACAGCGGAAGCCCGCCCCCTGTGTGGGCCGCAATCCTTGAGGCCTTAGACCTGCGCCTGACGGTGGAACCGGGCCAGGGGACCGGCGAAGGGGGGAAGTAGGCCGTGCGCCGGACGGTGCGCGGGGATGAGGTGCGCGTGACCTTCGGGGACAGGTTCACCGGCCCGCCTTTGCCGTGGCCTGTGCGGGTGATCGTGCGGGCCGCGCTGCGCGTCCGGGCCTTCCTGCGGGGCAAGCCGTGAGCGGCGCGCCTACCGGGTACAGCGAGAGTACAGACCTGATCGTGTCCTACGGTCCGGCCTTCCCGTGGCAGGTCTTCGCCCTGGCGTGCGCGCTGCTGTTCCTGGCGTTCCTCTTTCGCCGTGTTCCCTGGGCGCGCTGGGCACTGCTGACTCTGGCAGGGCTGTGCTTCATAGGCGCGTGGGCGCTGTGACCCCGCTGCAATGGCGTGCCGCGTTCCTCGGATTGTGTGCCGTGCTGTGCCTCTGCGCGGCGGTCGCTACTGCCCTATACGCCCTGCTGATCTGGACGTCCGGTGAAAATCGAGTGGCTGCCCGCGTGGGGGCGCTGGCGGTGTTGCTTGCCACTCTCGGGCTGGCCGTGGGGGCTGCGGGGCGGCGTTTGAGGGACAGGGGCAGACAGCAGGAATGAAGGCCAGACGGTCCCCGCAGTGATCGGGGCGGGGGCCTGTGTGTAGCACCTGGAAGACCGGCGAAGGGGAAGCGTGGGCTTCATGTGTATGTCACCACAGGTTACCTAACCCGTTGTATCCTGTTTTACCCGGATTCATACGGCTTCATACGGGAGCCTGCGGGAAGGAAGGTGATGACATGCGATTGATTTTTGAATCTCTCGAACTGGCGAAAGCTCTTGACGCCTCGCGGCGTTCTCCCGAAGAGGAAACGCGACGGAAAGCGCTGCTCAGTGAAGCGCGGGCGCTGTCTCAAACGCTCGTCATTCGCCCTGCCCCTCCCGCCCGTCCTCTGATCTCTG includes:
- a CDS encoding helix-turn-helix domain-containing protein: MTGRAQPEALRGHYSNGRPMIHLGFRTPGPTPYAARLTVREACEARGLTVYQVAMSGLAQGTVDSGTVYRLARGDTSRIDLYTLATVAGILHTLSGEVVTVADLLTLEVIGEEE
- a CDS encoding DUF927 domain-containing protein → MTPLRRALEALTPGAVLRNLAAYLGKSAPHLHSEAQGEVCDFRPGQEEENPSLSYGRGTSGPVFHRFGGDGFEGGAVAFLESAGLAKGEAARLLLEWAGVKDEPGERGTVPSSRPAPVDRKAARLAKADAALSKLHPLEAGKHGAALRGWERLQAGDTHPEALELARRGLTPALASGLLTAYRWTGKAQGGKARPLARHILRGAVAFEVTGPDRTPWAVKARNPGGKEDLKEAKAQRYVYVSAGQSTPAMCGPGQDSAARFLIVEGELNAVACVLMLEAVAHLEAARGWAVQGVASVAAVPHVAHLPAGAQVYVYADPDPEGNVARVTWAELLTARGCQVFQVGGDVSPFAVEGKADADACDALGTVGQGADPEGHAAHVGARLLRALEAARPWKPEPAQEDAAQVTGGDGEEERGDVWLSKRAGYGVRDGRLCALTLKKDPDSGEETEVREQLCNFAAFITAQVRQDEGQGEAARVFEVEGYRATGAPFQPARITVPVAEFDPMRWPLKEWGALARVEAGNGKKDKARAAIQALSEVRGIEERTVYAHTGWTVHPEHGPVFLTAGAVIGARGAVPGVEVNLDPRGENPRLNAYALPDPAGATGEEMRAAVRASLSLMDAVPDTVGVPMLGGAYRAALGRFKGVVFPTGETGRNKTAFTLLCLYHYGTAWRDDYLPDAWNSTANTLERTAFILKDVLTVFDDFKPEGTQVDRAKMQGTLARILHGAGDGTGRGRMSADGRTRAGYYPRGLVLTSSEGMPRGQSNTARTVVVEVTAPLIGPRGTAKSRHFDALADAGQAGVYALALAGMVQAVASSFEAVRVGSAAHKEAVRGLSPYLKGAHGRTGDTLADLAYGWQVFLSFALQVGAVQELEAAQRWERVMLALREIAQGQAAHLNEADPVDRALSVLSGLLASGRVFLEDLRGGGAPPVEDAALCGYSVQAYRGEHGEEETARTRPGASLVGWYSRTGGDTWGHFLPDNLHAALQDAVKGQGVSLPDAGTLWRNMAGQLQGPGLMRCEAAKKDADGRVTQWRPMFKAVRPDTGTQERMITLRLPITRLGTDDGINGINGIDTPSSTSDTAFSLIPFSLFLKVSNGINGIEEGQEEAFSSSPVTPAPTPRALTLEDLEGYGEGEDLPGGVAL